In the genome of Leptospira inadai serovar Lyme str. 10, one region contains:
- a CDS encoding alpha-2-macroglobulin family protein, whose protein sequence is MKRFKYFLPAFAIIASVAGYFILRSPVLGNPLFYLGTDRSFGADETAYVNLEGNGRNNYEFRVYRIADPKKFLTKKVKERLVQEDNENAFGNPLALFSRTLRKFQNEFRSVARREFNSNTRSELKKIIGVDYETAHEQNPIAIPAILADQELISTFSVPTVLSSWAYRRIPVPVRDNGVYLVEGVSGSNLAYTILIKSGINFLVKQSDSETLLFVGRTDTGEPIPGADLTLFSLETGAPYQTAKTDSDGIYFYKGKSPVKSLVLAYKNGEFAVSDPEFYSSSFYGEGGVRAFLYTDRPVYRPGDKVSFKGILRNFSSDQYRTLSGTGTVSVRTGNGDAPIPVIPVSISADSGTFSGEFQLPESENVLLGNYSLILRFKDRSFQTEFSVEAYKKPTFLVTVSVPKSNYLQKEEIVANVKARYYYGQALTGKEVSYRVFRRPKFDYSPVGKLNFDASADYLEQAGQSDRQELVANGKGKLDSQGSYQIAFKPRKIENDFTYSIVASVQSEDMTLDGATSFSVNRSAFFLRIGKDNSVYEPGKESKLLVSLIPFDRSLGDENKKSIVGGKKIELTLYNREIRFSSEGGRTKISKRSVTTSQLGIAEASFIIPQRGQYIVSAESTDADGNITKSETFFWASSVSDSIEIPFKDITLKPGKDLYSTGETAEILVLSPISNGHVVLTVEGNRIFKKDVIRMKGNALKYSVKITSDMSPNFTLSAVQFSGNEVYKSQVRVAAPPEEKFLKVDLSTGSKVYRPGDKAEIRIKTTGLGGRGVPAELSIAVVDEAIYQIKEEKTPNIGTFFYHPRRNNVQTSLASAYKFFGYSESKRLKLALAKKGESGYSSIKNEEQTRDKFKDTGFWNAKVRTSSDGTAIVTFTLPDNLTSWRITAIAVTPDTKVGRGQTGFVTRKDLMLLSGMPRYILKGETQKVSATVSNQSGRKLPIKVSVKTEGAKIVGSAETDITLEPGQNRSVQFQLQALQDPKIKSAKIILTAAGGGFSDSLRSEIQLKTWGLQRVVSDSLGMSEGDGTGLLKVEAPKELADPRLEVRVSPAVLPALRQSLEYLADYPYGCVEQTMSRFYPLLSVQKAGFINERLRRELPKMLEAGLKRVGELQRTDGGFGWFEGMEESDIRMSAYVYRGLAISQKNGAKIQTSILYRAKKFLYSSLDSGSLNSNVKAYVIAALSEAENPEDSIVDGLLKSAAQLNTYGKANLALILANKDRKEAAFNWYKKAVEESGFAKKPFVKFASYGREPNWESDRIETIATLLRVGLLLGESSESTANLASSLLSNRVDLAWNNSRDTSAAVLALSEFMASIRDSESPATLEIIMNGALLKTVSVSAKADATEAFRISIPPELVRSGENRIEIRKKDGPVLYATASLYFTDRSKKISSYSNGIKVKRSYLKVTPDLNGKGISVSETRNFQQGDLVLVELRVEKEGNSDSYFLAEDALLPGFSFLQRDAEYFSGDRKIEYQGRQIYDDRAVFFVSGPKREFTIRYFLRAEVEGKYKTIPAKASLLYYPEVMGATSDDEITVR, encoded by the coding sequence ATGAAACGGTTTAAATATTTTCTTCCTGCGTTTGCAATCATTGCGTCGGTAGCGGGTTATTTTATCTTACGCTCTCCGGTACTGGGAAATCCGCTGTTTTATCTAGGAACGGATCGCAGTTTCGGCGCCGACGAAACTGCCTACGTAAATCTGGAAGGAAACGGACGTAATAATTATGAATTTAGAGTGTATAGGATCGCGGATCCGAAGAAATTTTTGACGAAGAAAGTTAAGGAGAGATTGGTCCAAGAAGATAACGAGAATGCCTTCGGGAATCCTCTCGCGTTATTTTCCCGCACTCTCCGGAAATTTCAGAATGAATTTCGAAGCGTAGCCAGACGCGAATTTAATTCGAATACCCGTTCGGAACTGAAAAAAATAATCGGTGTAGATTACGAGACCGCTCACGAACAAAATCCGATAGCGATTCCCGCGATCTTAGCCGATCAGGAACTAATTTCGACATTCTCCGTCCCTACCGTTCTTTCGTCTTGGGCTTATAGAAGAATTCCTGTTCCAGTCCGTGATAACGGCGTCTATCTTGTGGAAGGAGTCTCCGGTTCTAATCTTGCCTACACGATTCTTATAAAGTCCGGAATTAATTTTTTGGTTAAGCAATCGGATTCGGAAACCTTACTATTTGTCGGACGTACGGACACGGGCGAACCGATTCCGGGCGCGGATCTGACTCTTTTTAGTTTGGAAACGGGAGCTCCTTATCAAACGGCTAAAACCGATTCCGACGGGATTTACTTTTATAAAGGCAAAAGTCCTGTCAAGAGTCTTGTCCTTGCTTACAAGAACGGAGAATTTGCGGTTTCGGACCCTGAATTTTATTCTAGTTCCTTTTATGGGGAAGGTGGGGTTAGAGCCTTCCTGTACACGGATCGACCCGTATATAGACCCGGCGATAAGGTTTCTTTCAAAGGAATCCTAAGAAATTTTAGCTCTGATCAATACCGGACTTTGTCCGGGACCGGAACAGTTTCGGTTAGAACGGGGAATGGTGATGCTCCTATTCCCGTTATTCCTGTTTCGATTTCGGCGGATTCGGGAACTTTTTCGGGAGAATTTCAGCTTCCCGAATCGGAGAATGTTTTATTAGGCAATTATTCTTTAATCTTACGATTTAAAGATAGATCATTCCAGACGGAATTTTCCGTAGAGGCTTATAAAAAACCGACCTTCCTCGTAACTGTCTCCGTTCCGAAATCCAATTATCTTCAAAAGGAGGAGATCGTAGCAAACGTTAAGGCTCGGTATTATTACGGGCAGGCCTTAACGGGAAAAGAAGTTTCGTACCGCGTATTTCGTCGTCCTAAGTTCGATTATTCTCCGGTAGGAAAATTAAATTTCGACGCGTCTGCGGATTACTTGGAGCAGGCGGGTCAAAGCGATCGCCAAGAACTGGTCGCGAATGGAAAAGGAAAACTAGATTCTCAGGGCAGCTATCAGATAGCATTTAAACCGCGTAAAATCGAAAACGATTTTACGTATTCGATTGTCGCTTCGGTTCAATCGGAGGATATGACTTTGGACGGAGCGACATCCTTTTCCGTCAATCGAAGCGCATTCTTTCTGCGCATAGGGAAGGATAACTCGGTGTACGAACCGGGTAAAGAATCCAAATTACTAGTCAGTTTGATTCCGTTTGATAGATCACTCGGAGACGAAAATAAAAAATCGATAGTGGGCGGTAAGAAAATAGAGCTTACCCTTTACAATCGGGAGATACGCTTCTCTTCCGAAGGCGGTCGTACGAAAATTTCCAAGCGATCCGTAACGACGTCCCAATTAGGAATCGCGGAAGCGTCATTTATAATTCCCCAAAGAGGGCAATACATCGTTAGCGCGGAAAGTACGGATGCGGACGGGAATATTACAAAATCGGAAACTTTCTTTTGGGCTTCCTCCGTTTCGGATTCGATAGAAATTCCGTTCAAGGATATAACCTTAAAGCCTGGAAAGGATCTTTATTCGACGGGAGAAACAGCGGAAATTCTCGTGCTGTCACCGATCTCGAACGGCCATGTAGTTTTAACCGTCGAAGGCAATCGGATTTTCAAAAAAGATGTGATCCGAATGAAAGGAAATGCCTTAAAGTATTCGGTGAAAATAACTTCGGATATGAGTCCGAACTTTACGTTGTCCGCAGTCCAATTTTCCGGAAACGAAGTTTATAAAAGTCAGGTCAGGGTCGCAGCACCTCCCGAGGAGAAATTTCTAAAAGTCGACCTTTCCACGGGAAGCAAGGTTTATCGCCCGGGAGATAAGGCTGAAATTCGAATAAAAACGACCGGCTTAGGTGGTAGAGGAGTTCCCGCCGAACTTTCTATCGCCGTAGTGGACGAGGCGATTTATCAGATCAAAGAGGAAAAAACGCCTAATATAGGAACATTCTTTTATCATCCGAGACGGAATAACGTTCAAACTTCCCTAGCTTCGGCTTATAAATTTTTCGGATACTCCGAGAGTAAGAGGCTTAAGTTGGCGCTCGCAAAGAAAGGGGAATCCGGATATTCCTCCATAAAAAACGAAGAACAAACGAGGGATAAATTTAAAGATACGGGTTTCTGGAACGCGAAAGTCCGAACTTCGTCCGATGGTACGGCGATCGTAACGTTTACTCTTCCGGATAACTTGACTTCATGGCGGATCACTGCGATCGCAGTCACTCCCGATACGAAAGTAGGTAGAGGTCAAACCGGCTTTGTTACCCGAAAAGACCTAATGCTTTTGAGCGGGATGCCACGCTATATTTTGAAAGGAGAAACTCAAAAAGTCTCCGCGACTGTCTCGAACCAATCCGGTCGAAAACTTCCGATTAAGGTCTCGGTGAAAACCGAGGGAGCGAAAATCGTAGGATCTGCGGAAACCGACATTACTCTCGAGCCGGGCCAAAATCGATCCGTCCAATTTCAGCTTCAGGCATTACAAGATCCTAAAATCAAATCCGCAAAAATCATTCTGACAGCCGCAGGCGGCGGATTTTCGGATTCCCTACGATCCGAGATTCAACTAAAAACATGGGGTTTGCAGAGAGTCGTTTCGGATTCTCTTGGAATGTCGGAGGGAGACGGTACGGGTCTGTTGAAAGTAGAAGCTCCGAAGGAATTGGCCGATCCGAGATTGGAAGTTCGAGTCAGCCCAGCGGTTTTACCTGCTTTACGACAATCTCTGGAATACTTAGCCGATTATCCATACGGATGCGTGGAACAAACGATGAGTCGTTTTTACCCCTTATTATCGGTTCAGAAAGCCGGATTTATCAATGAACGATTGCGTAGAGAATTACCTAAAATGCTGGAAGCTGGCCTAAAGAGAGTGGGCGAGCTTCAGAGAACCGACGGAGGATTCGGTTGGTTTGAGGGAATGGAAGAAAGCGATATTCGAATGTCCGCCTACGTTTATCGCGGTTTAGCAATTAGTCAAAAGAACGGGGCTAAAATTCAAACGAGCATTCTTTATAGGGCCAAAAAATTTCTATATTCTTCGTTGGATAGCGGTTCTTTGAATTCGAATGTAAAGGCCTATGTTATCGCCGCTCTTAGCGAAGCGGAGAATCCGGAAGATTCGATTGTGGACGGACTCTTAAAATCCGCCGCTCAACTGAATACTTACGGAAAAGCGAATCTAGCATTAATTTTAGCTAATAAAGATAGAAAGGAGGCGGCATTTAATTGGTATAAAAAAGCCGTGGAGGAAAGCGGATTTGCCAAGAAGCCTTTCGTGAAATTCGCATCCTATGGACGTGAGCCGAATTGGGAATCGGACAGAATCGAAACGATTGCAACACTTTTGAGGGTTGGACTCCTACTAGGGGAATCTTCCGAATCGACCGCAAACCTAGCGTCCTCCCTTTTATCCAATCGAGTCGATCTTGCTTGGAATAATTCTAGAGATACGTCCGCAGCCGTTTTGGCTCTTTCCGAATTTATGGCTTCCATTCGGGATTCCGAATCTCCTGCGACATTGGAAATTATTATGAATGGAGCCCTTTTGAAAACCGTTAGCGTTTCCGCAAAAGCGGATGCGACCGAAGCGTTCCGAATTTCGATACCTCCCGAGCTTGTTCGTTCGGGGGAAAATAGAATCGAAATAAGAAAGAAAGACGGGCCGGTTCTATATGCGACCGCCTCCTTGTATTTTACGGATCGATCTAAGAAGATCTCCTCTTATTCGAATGGGATTAAAGTAAAGCGGAGCTATCTGAAAGTTACACCCGATTTAAACGGGAAGGGAATCTCTGTTTCGGAAACGAGAAATTTTCAACAGGGCGATCTAGTTTTAGTGGAGTTAAGGGTGGAGAAGGAAGGAAATTCGGATTCGTATTTTTTGGCGGAAGATGCCCTTCTACCGGGATTTTCTTTTTTGCAGAGGGACGCCGAATATTTTTCGGGAGATAGAAAAATAGAATACCAGGGCAGGCAAATTTACGACGATAGGGCCGTTTTTTTCGTGTCCGGTCCTAAAAGGGAATTCACTATTCGATATTTTCTTAGAGCCGAAGTCGAAGGAAAATACAAGACCATCCCCGCTAAAGCATCTTTACTATATTATCCTGAAGTAATGGGAGCGACTTCCGACGATGAAATTACCGTTCGTTAA
- a CDS encoding YfaP family protein, protein MIIVPILLLVCVHFLSAQSVNIESPSGGFTTERIQKISGAVTGTSAERATVVLNGIPQTIRLTGGRFSLNAVVAPGNNLVEVKVGKASDKVSFFAKVPSRDIKVVLTWDTQTDVDLWVIDPIGEKCFFSHPSTKSGGNLDVDVVDGFGPETFTMSKALPGNYSVQVQYYAAYDKPVTRVNVYVVLYEGKPNEKRLQYQFVMTRSQQVYHLANFEIEPEP, encoded by the coding sequence ATGATTATTGTTCCCATTCTTTTGCTTGTCTGCGTTCATTTTCTGTCCGCGCAATCGGTAAATATAGAATCTCCAAGCGGAGGTTTTACGACCGAACGGATCCAAAAAATTTCCGGGGCGGTCACCGGGACTTCCGCCGAAAGAGCGACAGTGGTATTGAACGGAATTCCTCAAACGATTCGTTTAACCGGCGGACGATTTTCTTTAAATGCCGTCGTTGCCCCGGGAAATAATCTAGTCGAAGTAAAGGTCGGTAAAGCTTCGGATAAGGTGTCCTTCTTTGCCAAAGTGCCGTCCCGGGATATCAAAGTCGTTTTGACTTGGGATACGCAAACCGATGTGGATTTGTGGGTCATCGATCCGATCGGAGAGAAATGCTTTTTTTCCCATCCTTCCACAAAATCCGGCGGTAATTTAGATGTGGATGTAGTGGACGGTTTTGGTCCGGAAACGTTTACGATGTCCAAGGCCCTACCCGGAAATTACTCGGTTCAAGTGCAATATTACGCGGCTTACGATAAACCTGTCACAAGAGTCAACGTCTATGTGGTTCTCTACGAAGGAAAGCCGAATGAAAAACGATTGCAATACCAGTTCGTCATGACTCGTTCTCAGCAGGTCTATCATCTTGCCAATTTTGAGATCGAGCCGGAGCCGTAA
- a CDS encoding penicillin-binding transpeptidase domain-containing protein, producing MSNLVPYIKRKIMQIRTVLWIALVIFPGKDFFASAQSAPPSPFRFLNEDIRKFESSYGTVSVLIAEMETGRQIYFYRPEIAIEQRFPPGSLIKTFSALILLKYKEHFSFSPQRKISCNGRFYPTGIFAPSKFDLRTLNLPKDPSGKEYVKCSIANGHGEVDLEKGLAQSCNVYFLTHAAKDPDFLYSKLQEDWGLAESAKARLEPFLEPPGKLESNPSPLRKILTSIGEGGIAISPLKAGQLYSAVWSKGPILSPFSKKGQPIVKVMDNRFATRDLRLIGTLLSTVPESGTLKGLKAEGESDLEIMGAKTGTGTKSARKFETHGWITLAFKWKKKAYVLTAFVEKGSGGKQAKILVQDLLNKIGRKEINPTERNETFRRKI from the coding sequence TTGTCCAATTTAGTTCCTTATATCAAACGAAAGATCATGCAAATCAGAACGGTTCTTTGGATCGCGCTCGTCATCTTTCCGGGGAAGGATTTTTTCGCTTCGGCACAGTCTGCACCGCCGTCTCCTTTTCGTTTCTTGAATGAGGATATTCGCAAATTCGAATCCTCTTACGGTACGGTATCCGTTTTGATCGCCGAAATGGAAACGGGTAGGCAGATCTATTTCTACAGACCGGAAATCGCAATCGAACAAAGGTTTCCACCGGGCTCTTTGATTAAAACTTTTTCCGCGCTCATTTTATTAAAATATAAAGAACATTTTTCCTTTTCTCCTCAACGGAAGATTTCTTGCAACGGTCGTTTTTATCCCACCGGGATTTTTGCTCCGAGCAAATTCGATCTGAGAACATTAAATTTACCTAAAGATCCTTCCGGAAAGGAATACGTAAAATGTTCGATCGCTAACGGCCACGGGGAAGTCGATCTTGAAAAGGGATTGGCACAATCCTGTAACGTCTACTTCCTCACACATGCGGCTAAGGATCCGGATTTTCTCTATTCTAAACTTCAAGAAGATTGGGGTTTAGCCGAGTCCGCGAAAGCAAGGTTGGAACCGTTCCTAGAGCCGCCGGGTAAACTAGAATCGAATCCGAGTCCGTTACGAAAAATTCTGACCTCTATCGGCGAAGGAGGAATTGCAATCTCTCCTCTTAAGGCCGGTCAGCTGTATTCGGCCGTATGGTCCAAAGGTCCTATCTTATCCCCGTTTTCGAAAAAAGGGCAACCCATCGTTAAAGTCATGGATAATCGATTCGCAACTAGAGATTTACGCTTAATCGGAACCTTACTTTCAACTGTTCCCGAATCGGGAACACTAAAAGGCCTGAAAGCGGAAGGGGAATCCGATTTGGAAATTATGGGAGCGAAGACGGGCACGGGAACGAAGTCCGCTCGTAAATTCGAGACCCACGGCTGGATCACTTTGGCATTTAAATGGAAAAAGAAAGCGTACGTTCTCACGGCCTTTGTGGAAAAAGGTTCGGGTGGAAAGCAGGCTAAGATTCTAGTGCAAGATCTGTTGAATAAAATCGGAAGGAAAGAAATAAATCCGACTGAACGAAATGAAACCTTTCGGAGGAAAATATGA
- a CDS encoding SpoIID/LytB domain-containing protein yields MSRIAFTISIFYFSSIFAIDPPSRLRIGILGKSSPTNARIAVRGARIEIGQKKLGPINADLLIKADAGNLTVVFGKDAYKTDFLGISGGKYEVFLSNDPNKRKYEGDFEIFASSGILNFILTLPTETYVQTVLESEFGELIHEKRNRSINPEWKAKYKLVAETVIRSYAAANLGRHRREAFDLCDLTHCLHFSGSGHPTHLNPSKEKLLLKTTEDKPLEAFFHSTCGGNLSHPGVLWKDFSQKNRHYRSGRDSWKGSDDLCRNSPHFRWETVLRRSDLEKALNSKGLRSLETISMESRVSELAYKDDRGNHRIDTSEFLSSAGKRLGWNRIKSNSFNIESGLNGFLFRGKGLGHGLGLCQYGAREMAMKGASSREILNFYYPGAIMEILP; encoded by the coding sequence ATGTCTCGTATCGCTTTTACGATCTCGATTTTTTACTTCAGTTCGATATTTGCGATAGATCCGCCGTCCAGACTTAGAATCGGAATTTTAGGTAAAAGTTCCCCGACAAACGCACGTATCGCAGTAAGAGGCGCAAGAATAGAGATAGGCCAAAAAAAATTGGGGCCGATAAACGCCGATTTGTTAATAAAGGCAGATGCCGGAAATTTAACCGTCGTCTTCGGTAAGGACGCATATAAAACCGATTTTCTAGGAATATCAGGGGGAAAATACGAGGTCTTTCTCTCGAACGATCCGAATAAAAGAAAATATGAAGGTGATTTTGAAATCTTCGCAAGTTCCGGTATTTTAAATTTTATTCTCACTCTTCCGACGGAAACATACGTTCAAACGGTATTGGAATCCGAGTTCGGAGAATTAATTCACGAAAAACGAAACCGTTCGATTAATCCGGAATGGAAAGCTAAATATAAACTAGTTGCAGAAACCGTAATTCGCTCGTACGCGGCCGCGAATTTAGGAAGGCATAGGCGAGAAGCGTTCGATCTTTGCGACCTGACTCATTGTTTACATTTTTCCGGATCCGGCCATCCGACTCATTTGAATCCGTCCAAAGAAAAATTACTTTTAAAGACTACGGAAGATAAACCTCTGGAAGCTTTTTTCCATTCGACCTGCGGAGGAAACCTCTCGCATCCTGGAGTCCTATGGAAAGATTTTTCTCAGAAGAATCGCCATTATAGGTCCGGCCGAGACAGTTGGAAAGGATCGGATGATCTATGTAGGAACTCCCCACATTTTCGCTGGGAAACCGTTTTAAGACGGTCGGACTTAGAGAAGGCACTGAATAGCAAAGGTTTACGATCTCTGGAAACAATCTCAATGGAAAGTAGGGTTTCCGAACTGGCGTATAAAGACGATCGAGGAAATCATAGAATCGATACGTCCGAATTTTTATCCAGCGCCGGAAAACGTTTGGGATGGAATCGCATTAAAAGTAATTCGTTTAATATCGAATCGGGCTTGAACGGGTTTTTATTTCGCGGAAAAGGATTGGGTCACGGCCTAGGGCTCTGCCAGTACGGAGCGAGGGAAATGGCCATGAAAGGAGCCTCATCTCGTGAAATACTTAACTTTTATTATCCAGGGGCGATAATGGAGATCCTTCCTTGA
- a CDS encoding 4Fe-4S dicluster domain-containing protein, which yields MNRRDFFRKSLSKAIAVVEESADEIADTWKQVTREQKKEAPPDSAPSVNKKGLTQKQEKKALPQTRLPKQKKFKAFRNLQYPPGVDKTAKRFLSKCTGCGDCIYACPYSVLFPVMDDERGKHLPRMDVNLNACMLCKDYPCIAACETGALLPYKKKEVPRLGKAHGWFQHCINARTEEKTCEACALSCPIPSVVKFKSNKPTFSQDCVGCGQCVSACPTFPKAIIIK from the coding sequence ATGAATCGACGGGACTTCTTCCGGAAAAGCCTCTCCAAGGCGATTGCGGTGGTGGAAGAAAGCGCCGACGAGATTGCGGACACATGGAAGCAAGTTACCCGAGAGCAAAAAAAAGAGGCTCCCCCCGATTCCGCTCCTTCGGTTAACAAAAAAGGCCTAACGCAAAAACAGGAAAAAAAAGCCCTTCCTCAAACTAGACTTCCTAAACAAAAGAAATTTAAAGCCTTCCGAAATTTACAATATCCTCCTGGTGTGGACAAGACGGCAAAGCGCTTCCTCTCTAAATGCACAGGGTGCGGAGATTGCATCTATGCCTGCCCATATTCCGTTTTATTTCCGGTGATGGATGATGAAAGAGGAAAGCACCTTCCTAGAATGGATGTGAATTTAAATGCATGCATGCTCTGCAAAGATTACCCTTGTATTGCGGCTTGCGAAACCGGAGCGCTACTCCCTTACAAAAAAAAAGAAGTTCCGAGATTGGGAAAAGCCCACGGTTGGTTTCAACACTGCATAAACGCTAGAACCGAGGAAAAAACTTGCGAGGCTTGTGCATTATCCTGCCCGATCCCGAGCGTAGTTAAGTTTAAGTCGAATAAGCCTACCTTCTCCCAGGATTGCGTAGGTTGCGGACAATGCGTATCGGCTTGCCCGACATTTCCCAAAGCAATCATTATTAAGTGA
- the murA gene encoding UDP-N-acetylglucosamine 1-carboxyvinyltransferase — MSSSYFKIIGKNPLHGTISPQGNKNEALPILGAICMTPGEVTVRNIPLITDVLMLLEVLRLLGLEIEDQGEGTFLFRNKGNIKSDLPYELCSKLRGAVTLAGPILASTGRVFLPRPGGDKIGRRRMDTHLLALQALGASIEVFPDGYEIKADRLRGTDILLDEASVTATENAVMAAALADGTTIIRHAASEPHVQQLCKFLNASGAKISGIGSNILTIQGVTSLTAPAEPHRIGSDYLEVGSFISLAAVTGGEIFIPDVDLEDIRMIRMVYSRLGIEVRPQDGGILVPSDQQMEIIPDYHGATPKIDDSPWPGFPADMTSVALVTATQCKGTVLIHEKMFESRLFFVDNIISMGAQIILCDPHRAIVIGHSRLYGQKVASPDIRAGMAMIIAALCAEGTSYIHNIVQVDRGFQEIDTRLRSLGAHIERIREE, encoded by the coding sequence ATGAGTTCCTCTTATTTTAAAATTATAGGTAAAAACCCGCTCCACGGAACGATCTCCCCGCAGGGGAATAAGAACGAAGCTCTTCCTATTTTAGGCGCAATATGCATGACTCCGGGAGAAGTCACCGTCCGGAATATTCCCTTGATAACCGACGTTCTCATGCTTTTAGAAGTCCTTAGACTTCTCGGGCTCGAAATAGAAGATCAAGGAGAAGGAACTTTCTTATTCCGAAATAAAGGAAATATCAAGTCGGATCTCCCTTACGAACTTTGTTCCAAATTGAGAGGAGCCGTCACTCTCGCCGGACCGATTCTTGCGAGCACTGGACGGGTTTTTTTACCGCGCCCGGGCGGAGATAAAATCGGCCGTAGGAGAATGGATACCCATCTTCTAGCACTCCAAGCATTAGGTGCCTCTATCGAAGTTTTTCCGGATGGATATGAAATCAAAGCCGATCGACTGCGCGGAACGGATATTCTTTTAGACGAGGCATCGGTAACGGCAACCGAAAACGCCGTTATGGCGGCTGCGCTGGCAGATGGAACAACCATTATACGCCATGCCGCGAGCGAACCTCACGTGCAGCAATTATGCAAATTCCTAAATGCTTCCGGCGCGAAGATTTCCGGAATCGGATCGAACATTCTAACGATCCAGGGAGTGACCTCCCTCACTGCTCCGGCGGAACCGCATCGAATCGGCTCCGACTATTTGGAAGTAGGTAGTTTTATCAGTTTAGCTGCCGTTACCGGAGGAGAAATCTTTATCCCTGACGTAGATCTCGAGGATATTCGAATGATTCGAATGGTGTATTCTCGGTTGGGAATCGAAGTTCGTCCGCAAGACGGAGGTATACTCGTTCCTTCGGATCAGCAAATGGAAATTATACCCGACTATCATGGTGCAACTCCCAAGATAGACGATTCTCCGTGGCCGGGATTTCCGGCGGATATGACGTCCGTTGCACTCGTCACGGCTACCCAATGCAAAGGAACGGTCCTAATTCATGAAAAGATGTTCGAATCTAGGCTCTTTTTCGTGGATAATATCATTTCAATGGGAGCACAAATCATACTCTGCGATCCGCACCGGGCGATCGTGATAGGGCATTCTAGATTATACGGTCAAAAAGTTGCGAGTCCCGACATTCGCGCAGGAATGGCGATGATCATCGCCGCATTATGCGCCGAAGGAACCAGTTATATTCATAATATCGTGCAAGTTGATCGAGGCTTTCAAGAAATCGATACGAGACTCCGCTCTTTGGGAGCTCATATCGAAAGGATTCGGGAAGAATGA